A single genomic interval of Macadamia integrifolia cultivar HAES 741 chromosome 6, SCU_Mint_v3, whole genome shotgun sequence harbors:
- the LOC122082492 gene encoding cell division cycle 20.2, cofactor of APC complex-like gives MDAGDRYRCLIKKIMVRRKNYGENLDRFIPNRAAMDFDYARYMLTEGRKVKENPAVSSTSVYQRELAELFNMNGRRILAFKDKPPTPVELFPTEFFSARQLKAVKRQRHIPQSSERTLDCPDILDDYCLNLLDWGSSNILSIALGSTVHLWNASDGSSDELVTIEDDYGPVTSVRWDPDGQHIAIGLHNSDIQLWDATAKIKLRTLHGGHQARVGALDWWNSHILTTGAKDTRIINNDVRMRSHIVETYRGHTQEVCGLKWSTSGKQLASGGDDNRIHIWDRAMASSNSPTQWLHRFEDHTDTVKALAWCPFQSNLLASGGGVEDHCIKFWNTRTGACLNSVDTRSQVFSLLWSKNERELLSSHGLTENQLTLWKYPSMVKMAELTGHKSRVLFMAQSPDGSTVASAAADEKLKFWKVFGSPPPAPKTNPEPYTNVRQIR, from the exons ATGGATGCAGGTGATCGGTATCGGTGCCTTATTAAAAAGATTATGGTTCGGAGGAAAAATTACGGGGAAAAT TTGGATAGATTCATCCCCAATAGAGCAGCGATGGATTTCGACTATGCTCGATATATGTTGACAGAAGGGAGGAAGGTGAAGGAAAACCCTGCAGTGAGTTCTACATCTGTTTACCAGAGGGAACTCGCAGAACTTTTCAACATGAACGGGAGGCGAATTTTAGCTTTCAAAGACAAGCCTCCCACCCCTGTAGAGCTGTTTCCTACTGAATTCTTCTCTGCTCGACAATTGAAAGCTGTGAAGCGTCAAAGACACATTCCTCAG AGTTCTGAGAGAACATTAGATTGTCCTGATATATTGGATGACTATTGCTTGAATCTACTGGACTGGGGAAGCAGCAATATCCTGTCAATTGCCCTTGGAAGCACTGTACATCTATGGAATGCTTCGGATGGTTCTTCTGATGAACTAGTGACAATTGAGGATGATTATGGTCCCGTTACAAGTGTCCGTTGGGATCCTGATGGTCAACACATCGCTATCGGCTTACACAATTCTGACATCCAGCTTTGGGATGCCACTGCAAAAATAAAG TTGAGAACTCTTCATGGAGGCCACCAAGCTCGAGTGGGTGCCCTGGACTGGTGGAACAGTCACATCCTGACAACAGGAGCAAAGGATACTCGCATCATAAACAATGATGTGAGGATGAGGTCTCACATTGTTGAAACCTATAGAGGGCACACCCAAGAGGTGTGCGGGCTAAAATGGTCAACCTCAGGCAAGCAACTAGCAAGCGGGGGAGATGATAACCGTATACATATATGGGATCGGGCAATGGCTTCTTCGAATTCTCCAACCCAGTGGCTGCATAGATTTGAAGATCACACAGATACTGTGAAAGCTCTTGCTTGGTGTCCCTTCCAGAGTAATTTGCTTGCTTCTGGTGGGGGTGTAGAAGACCACTGTATAAAGTTCTGGAATACACGCACAGGTGCTTGCTTGAATTCAGTGGACACTAGGTCACAAGTTTTCTCTCTGCTCTGGAGCAAGAATGAGCGGGAGCTTTTGAGCTCTCATGGGTTGACAGAGAATCAACTAACTCTCTGGAAATACCCATCTATGGTAAAGATGGCGGAGCTTACTGGACATAAGTCAAGAGTTTTATTCATGGCTCAG AGCCCAGATGGTTCCACTGTGGCATCTGCAGCAGcagatgaaaaattaaaattttggaaAGTTTTTGGGAGTCCACCGCCTGCCCCAAAAACGAATCCAGAGCCATATACAAATGTAAGGCAGATCAGATAG
- the LOC122082046 gene encoding pectinesterase inhibitor 10-like: MPESASGHQPTEASASETTGLPPKSLPVGPNPFSVLATSDAVEDEDLTRLQSHATSATSVLPFEDSLPLDYDHPPSTSALVAPPSIASPSAVPSTLTLKMTSATATFLSSAFATSTSLSAPPSTSTFTTPSSATTSPSLAPTTSTLSPAAAAAASTLPVMCITNPPSSATAYIPPSAAATTPSSSIATSTPPIMTIPLTSPAHNSEVPLPYPSGPSRAPFAGSEPS, from the exons ATGCCGGAATCCGCCTCTGGTCACCAACCGACTGAAGCTTCAGCCTCTGAGACCACTGGTCTTCCTCCAAAGTCTTTACCTGTTGGTCCAAACCCTTTCTCGGTCTTAGCGACGTCTGATGCTGTTGAAGATGAAGACCTCACTCGTCTCCAGTCGCACGCGACTTCTGCTACCTCTGTTCTTCCATTTGAGGACTCCCTCCCTCTAGACT ATGATCACCCACCGTCAACTTCTGCTCTGGTCGCGCCCCCATCCATTGCCTCCCCTTCGGCTGTTCCTTCGACGTTGACCCTGAAGATGACATCTGCTACTGCTACCTTTCTGTCGTCTGCTTTTGCTACTTCCACGTCATTATCTGCTCCGCCGTCTACTTCTACATTTACCACGCCGTCGTCTGCTACTACCTCACCATCGCTTGCTCCCACTACTTCCACCTTATCGCCTGCTGCCGCTGCCGCTGCTTCCACCTTGCCAGTCATGTGCATTACCAATCCACCGTCTTCTGCTACTGCTTATATCCCACCGTCCGCTGCTGCTACCACTCCGTCGTCGTCTATTGCTACTTCCACACCACCAATCATGACAATTCCCCTCACTAGTCCTGCACATAATTCAGAGGTTCCTTTGCCCTATCCCTCAGGGCCCTCCAGAGCACCCTTTGCTGGCTCTGAGCCTTCCTAG